The sequence below is a genomic window from Triticum urartu cultivar G1812 unplaced genomic scaffold, Tu2.1 TuUngrouped_contig_7702, whole genome shotgun sequence.
CATCCTCAAATTAACGTGGGCAGACTGCTGCATTCAAACCGCAAATTAACGACGCCTGTGCGTACAACGGGGACGAGGCTGTCGGTAAGTAGCGAGATTGTTGGGATCAGGGCCGTACCCCGGAAATTGAGGCCCCGGAGCGAAATCATAATTTAGGCCCCATGTATAAAAAAGTCAAGTAGGTAATTAAAACATTATTTTTGTTAGTCACTGCGGTAGTACAGATTTCTGAAGGAACTATACATACTTAAAAAGGAAAATCTTACAATTTTGAGCTACAAGTCCATCTTTTACTCTTTTAGCCAAGGCGTGCCATCCTATGAGCATTTTTTGATACAAAATCTTGGATTAGTATTCTCAACCTAATGTTGTCAACATTATCATGAACATCAGCCTCTATATTCTGATTTTTCGGAGGCGCTCTGATTGCTCACCTCCAGGGACTGCCGCGACCAAGCAGCAAGATTCCAACCTCTTGATTTCCTAAGGGGACGATGGATGGATTGATGGATCAATGGAACAAGCAGTAGAAAACACCCCAATTTATAGGTTGCTGCAGACACGAGCCTGCAGTTCATTGTCTACTTGCCATAATATCAGGATTTAGTATTTGCACAAAAATTGGGGGCCCTAGATTTTGAGGGGCCCTGTGCAGCGGCTCCACTTGCACCTGTGCATGTACGGGTATGGTTGGGATATCGACCGTCTGCATAATTAACGACACCCTTCTTCTCTCTCCTCCACGTAATAAAAATCTGAGATGGCATACGTTATAGACGGCTGGTTAAATACCGTTGTACATGCCCTCATGCCTAAATGCTGGGCTTGCCGATTCAACAggaatgtgtgtgtgtgtctcaGGATTTAGTATTTGCACAAAAATTGGGGGCCCTAGATTTTGAGGGGCCCTGTGCAGCGGCTCCACTTGCACCTGTGCATGTACGGGCATGGAATTGACATTGGTAAGTTGACTGCACAAGGTCGTGGATCGGGTAGGACAGGAGGACAAGGTCTATGGTCGTTTTGGAATTATAATTTGTTCACTCTCTTGTTCTATGATCTAAAACTGAAATAACTTGGTTGAGAAGAAAAAAAATGACAAACAAGAGCATTATATTGAGTTGGAGTCGCATTTCTGCATTTGTTATTTGTGCCTTCTATAAGTGTTGGTCTCGCATGAAAGTAGTAGTGTATTTGTTTATTTGCGTTAGGTCCCACATATGAGTACATTTGTTTATTTATATTCTTGGAAGGTTGCTGTTCCCAATGTGGGTAGAGGAGCATTTGTTTATTGGTGAAGGTTGTTGGTCGCACATGTGAACTCACCAACTCCAACCTTTATAAGTAGGAAAGATTAGGCAGTGGTAATACTGGAAAACCATATTACTTAATACTCTCGTAGTGTAAAAAAACGCCTTATATTTtgatacagagggagtagtaattAAGGGTGGGTTGGGTGCTTGTGGTTCTATAAATCAAGTTTGGCATTAATTGGACAAATCAAAATGGAATACAATGATATGCATATTATTCAATTCTAATCAGCCAAACACAAACACATCTTTTCCTGGATCTACTCATCTAAATGTCATATAACTAAATGAAATCCTGCTCTATCTCATTCTCATACACCTCCAAATAATCCGTATGTACCAGCCTATGTAGGGATCAGCTTATTAACACCTAGTGGCACACCACAGAAGGCAGAAATTGTATGTACAGTATGCACACTCCTCGGTATGGCAATCTTGTTAACAAAGAAAAACTGAGAATATTATAAGAGGAGAACTTACCAAAAAACCGGTAGCGGCGTAAACCCAGAATAATACCATCTTCAGCAACCTTATGGTAAGGTAGAAAATCAGTCACAGATTCTGAAGATTGCCCCATAAACTTTACCAAGAGGACGTTATCATCACCAACAATTTTTTGCAAATGAGTCCGCGTATTTTGTATATATGGTCCCTATCTCCAGTCAAATGAAGTTAAAATATAAGATTGGTCTGAGCTTTAAATAGAAATTCCTTGTTGTACGCAACATTTGTCGATTTTGGTCCCTAAACGAATTACTTTTGTTGACATTTTCCTAAATATTTGTAGTTCTACTACCATAGTATGCATGACTTACCAACTTATGCAATCACAATCACATGATTATCATAAACTGCATATTTACACTTTGTTAGAGCTTGCACAGTATGCGTGTCTGGAATACACCTATATGTGAATCTAGAGGAACAAACACACCCAAAATGAATCAACAGAAACAATAAAAGAAACATGGCTGGTAGGTGTGCATACATCGAATAGCAGGTCATCAACATAATATCACAGTGAAACAATAAATATAAGAAGATGATGCAGAAATATTAGAAGTGTTACAAACCTTGAAAAGTTTCACTACAGAATCCCCTGTTATCTCTACAATACAATGGTAGACTCTTGGTGCACCTGGGTCGGAATCAAGGTTCTACAAGCATCAAGTTGAGAAAAGGGGAACAATTCTATCAGCCTCAAGGTATCATTTATTATAGAGGGAAAATCAAATATATATGCCAGCACATTATTCTCATTGAGAGAGATTATTCTTGCTGCTTAATGTGTCTATAATAATTCTTATAAGGAGTGTGAGAACTGCGAGTGGAGACATGGaattgatagcacacaaggttcAAAATAACAAAATTATGAACAAATTAATTCATCTAGTTGTATCGCTAAAGGATTTCAGAACTATGATGGATCAGTACGACTGTACAAAATTAGCAGCCAAAAAAAAATAAAGGGGAAATGACATGTGATGTCCCATCTAGCCAGCAAACCAGCTGCAGCAATTTCAAGCTCTTTTTTTGCATGTAATTAATTCTACTTGTTTTCCTAGTTTGAAATCAATTAATTAAAGCGTTAGTTAGGCACAAGTTGTGATATACATGTTCGGCACAATAGGCATGACATTACGATATACGTTCATGTGCAAACTAAAAGCCAAAACACTTGAaactttctgcacatctgcaaATTATATATAGCTCTGGTTCCATTGGATGAATATATCATGTGCTACTATGATAGAAGAGCATCATACTTGACCATTGTTAAGAGACCTATCATGAAATAAGATAAAACAAGAGATTGATAAAAAAAACCTTCACTCTATCTGAAAATTTTATATACTTGCAACCAAATGCTCTCCAGATTTCTGGCTCAAACTGAACCATGGAAAGGTACTTCAAGGATCTAATATAGTCCACAGATAGTTCATCTTCTATCCTCTTCCTGTAAATCAAATAGAAGATATAACAGGAACTTCATCACATGTACAAGACAGTTTTGCCTTAAAGGTTAAATTTACTGGGAACAAGAGGCACATGTACTTTAGGAAATAGTGATGTCTGGATAAGCCATCCATGGAAGTGAACAAATTAAACGTTTTGATTCTATTTACTAACAAGTATAACAAAACCATGTACTCCAAAAACTGTAACTCAAAGAGGAACTCACTGACGAAGGTATGCACAAATCATAAATCTCTTCATGAACTCCAATTCCTCCAGTGCTTGCATTTGAGGACTTGCTTTCTCCCTCAATGCATTTTCTGTGGCATGATAGGTTGCACAACTTGGCGCCATTGCCCATGCTGGGCTATGTGGGCTTCCTGACGGAAGAACCATTCGCTGAACAGGTCTTGAAAGATCCCGCACAGGGCTTGGTGTGGAAACACTCCTTGGAGGTGTATGAATGGCATTTGGTATGGGGCTTTCAATCCTCATATCATTATGCAGCCCAATGGACACACAATGGCCAGGGCTACCTCCCTGCATCATAACATCAGGAGTAGGAACATAGTCCAGGTTCAGGAGCGGGATCCAAGCGCGCGGGTTCTCGCCTGCCATCCATGGCAGGGTTGGAACCGGCATCATAGCAGGTGTCATTGAGGATGGGTTCTCGGCTGCCATCCTGGGCTGGGTTGTTGCCGGCATCATAGCAGGAGTCATTGCTCGGATACGATCATTAATCTGAATGTCATCCTGGATTTGCAAGGAGGCCCGGCCAGATGGAGTATTAGCTGCCATCGCGGTCACGTTTTGTTCTATACAAACAATTTCTCTGACAGGACCCATGTTATCTTGCAAATTGATAGGCCGCGGTTGACTGGGACTCCCAGCACGGTTTGAGAGACGAAAAGCTATCTCTTCAGTGTAAGGGCTTTGAACCTCAACTTGATCATCGCTATGGTACTGTGGCCCAGATACAGAGTCATCTGTTTAACCAAAGATTTCATGGTTAGTTCAAGGAACATTACAGTATATACAACATAAAAGCAAAGAATCATCAATCTAGCAAGGAGAACGAGAAGCAGACACAATTGAATGAATGCAGAAAAATATTCCACATGAACAATATGCATAGCAAATCAGGCATGGTTGCAAAGGCAGGAAGTGTGGAAACAAGAAAATACTGATACTTATCCGTATTGGATACCGTATCAGATACCGATTCTTTCCAGATACGTCCCTGATACCTTTCAGGCTCTAGTGGTGCTGGTGGTGGGCTCCTTTCCCCGGTGCTCCTGCTCCCCTTTCCCCGCTCCCCTTTCTCTCTAAGTGAACTCTAAGCGAACTTTTATGTTTGGTAAATTGCTGCTACCCTGTGGTTGCTGGTTCTTGCTTTTGTTGAAATCATGGATAAGAAGATAGAAATGGACTGCACTTAcgaaatactccctccgtcccaaaataagtgtcgctgatttagtacaaaGTTTGTACAAAAGGTCCACCAACTTACAAAAAGAAAGGGCAGTGACTCTACTGTGCTGCGGTGTTGAGGTGTAGTTTCCTCAAGAATACAATCAGCGACAGAATCCGGTAACCCCAGAAAACAGCATTGAGGAAGAAGCAATTTTGTTGCTGCTCGTACTTATAAGAAAGCTAGCCCTCAGAGAAATAAAGTGGGATCCTGACTTTGTGAATCATTTGATTTGATGTATGCACTGTCAGTATCTGGGTAGTTGAAGTCTTGGCCAACCATCTAGAAACATTGTTGCCTGGAACCTATAGCAGATCAGAAATGTGGTATATTCTCGCACTTTGCTCCAGTGCAACTGGCATGGACAATAGTGCCTTGAATATTATAAGGAATAGCTTTCATGTATTAGAAAGGAAGGGAAAACATCATGTTCCATCTCTTCTTTTAGTGGCCAAAGAAACTATGCTGTAAGAATGCATGCTTCTGAAGGAATAAAATTGGCAAATAAAGCCATGAAGTCTTTCAGAAGTCATGAGAAACATTTTATCAGCGTGTAAACCATTTTATTGGTGGACCTTTTGCTAGGCCCTCCACTTCTCACACAGAGAAGTTGAGATTACAGGAGGAAGCACTGAGGCTTTTGCAGGAGGCTGCTGCGATGGCCAAGTGTGGACCTGACAAACTGTATAGCCTTGCTTCGGAAAATGCAATGCAGCTGTTGAAAATGCAACAGAATGTCTTGAAAAATGGTGACTGGAAGTTCAGTTAGCACCTGGAAGTTGTTAATTCTGGTGTTATCTGCACAACAAAATTTACAAGAAGCTGAAGCAGTAGCAGATATCAAAGCAGAAGTAGAGAGGTTTCTGGTGCTTCTTGCTCTGCTCTGTCTGGTAATTTCTCCTCTGTGGAATGCCCTTTAGCTCTGTGCTGCTATATTGCTCTTTGCGCTCTGCTATGCTAGTTCACCGTTGTATACAACCAAGGAGAATTGGTTTGCACCAGAGACTAGTAGGAAATCCTTGCAAAACAGAGCTTTCTTAATTGATTAATTGGCCATGTCATGTCGCTGCACCTGACTGGGATCAGCATACTTGGCCATGTCAtgtcgctgatttagtacaaaGTTTGTACACTTATTTTGGACGGAGGGGGTTCAAAAATAGTCAAACATATTCCCATATTGATACCATATTCTACGTATATTGCCCCGATACTGAATTACTGATACACGTATCCGTATCAGTGCAATTTATTGTGGAAACATCATTATACTGAACACGTGCCAAGAATGCTCTGCTCTGTCTTTCAAACGATAGCATGCCTAATAAGAAAAATCCAAAAGCACTGCTTGGCGAATGGCAAAGAAGAATATGATGACGAAATCTGAAGCAGAGCTCCACGAAATCAACAAAAGAAAAGAACATGGCCATTTGTGATCCCTACTGCCGAGCATGAAAGCAGATCCACCCGAGCAACAGAAAGAAAGCACCACTTAACTCCACTTATTTTACATTGAAACGTGGGAGGGTTTCCAAAAATAGAGCAGGAACCGAGGATCCAGCCGTTGAATTTGAATAAAAAGGGTCACTTTCGCCACAAAATGCAGTATTGCGGCAGCCGCATTCCCGCACGATGCACACCCATCCCCTAACTGCACTCCACATCCAACCAAGCAGACCATAACAAAT
It includes:
- the LOC125531641 gene encoding probable RNA-dependent RNA polymerase 3, with the protein product MGPVREIVCIEQNVTAMAANTPSGRASLQIQDDIQINDRIRAMTPAMMPATTQPRMAAENPSSMTPAMMPVPTLPWMAGENPRAWIPLLNLDYVPTPDVMMQGGSPGHCVSIGLHNDMRIESPIPNAIHTPPRSVSTPSPVRDLSRPVQRMVLPSGSPHSPAWAMAPSCATYHATENALREKASPQMQALEELEFMKRFMICAYLRQKRIEDELSVDYIRSLKYLSMVQFEPEIWRAFGCKYIKFSDRVKNLDSDPGAPRVYHCIVEITGDSVVKLFKVAEDGIILGLRRYRFFGKFSSYNILSFSLLTRLPYRGVCILYIQFLPSVVCH